One genomic window of Oncorhynchus kisutch isolate 150728-3 linkage group LG24, Okis_V2, whole genome shotgun sequence includes the following:
- the LOC109869383 gene encoding 6-phosphofructo-2-kinase/fructose-2,6-bisphosphatase-like isoform X6, with translation MVGDGMLQAKSQERLLRAPVHQLPHSDCDGWTACQGEDIHIQEAHPLPQLDRGSHKRACASNALKDVVIYFSKEHGQVAVFDATNTTRERRVSIVSFAKEKGYKVFFVESICDDPDIIAQNIADVKVSSPDYLNCDKEEALADFLKRIECYKQTYVPLDDEKDRRLSYIKIFNVGSRYLVNCVRDHIQSRIVYYLMNIHVTPRSIYLSRHGESNMNLLGRIGGDSGLSPRGHKYATALGTFIKSQHIKDLKVWTSHMKRTIQTAEHLGIPYEQWKALNEIDAGVCEEMTYEEIQDNHPEEFALRDQDKYRYRYPKGESYEDLVHRLEPVIMELERQENVLVVCHQAVMRCLLAYLLDKTSDELPYLKCPLHTALKLTPVAYGCKVEHVFLNIEAVNTHRERPGNVDVSRDPEEALKTIPDHF, from the exons CCTCCGTGCCCCAGTTCACCAACTCCCCCACTCTGATTGTGATGGTTGGACTGCCTGCCAGGGGGAAGACATACATATCCAAGAAGCTCACCCGCTACCTCAACTGGATAGGGGTTCCCACAAAAG GGCCTGTGCTTCAAATGCCCTTAAAGATGTAGTTATCTACTTTTCGAAGGAACATGGACAAGTAGCT gtgtttgatgccaccAACACAACACGGGAGAGGAGGGTCTCCATTGTGAGCTTTGCCAAGGAAAAAGGCTATAAG GTATTTTTTGTGGAGTCCATTTGTGATGATCCAGACATCATTGCACAGAATATCGCG GATGTGAAGGTGAGCAGCCCAGACTATCTGAACTGTGACAAGGAGGAGGCACTGGCAGACTTCCTGAAACGTATCGAGTGCTACAAGCAAACCTACGTGCCATTGGACGATGAGAAAGACAG GCGCCTGTCTTACATCAAAATCTTCAACGTGGGCTCTAGGTACCTGGTGAACTGTGTGCGGGACCATATCCAGAGCCGGATAGTCTACTACCTCATGAACATCCATGTCACGCCGCGCTCCATCTACCTGAGCCGCCACGGGGAGAGCAATATGAACCTGCTGGGTCGCATTGGGGGAGACTCCGGACTCTCTCCCAGGGGTCATAAG TATGCCACTGCCCTGGGAACCTTCATCAAGAGCCAGCATATAAAGGATCTGAAGGTGTGGACCAGTCATATGAAGAGGACCATCCAGACTGCAGAGCATCTGGGGATCCCCTATGAGCAGTGGAAGGCTCTCAACGAGATTGATGCA ggtgtgtgtgaggagatGACGTATGAGGAGATCCAGGACAACCACCCAGAGGAGTTTGCACTGAGAGACCAGGACAAGTACCGCTACCGTTACCCCAAGGGTGAG TCATATGAAGACCTGGTCCACCGTCTGGAGCCAGTGATTATGGAGCTGGAGAGACAGGAGAATGTGCTGGTTGTGTGTCACCAAGCTGTCATGCGTTGTCTGCTGGCCTACTTACTAGACAAAACCTCAG ATGAGTTGCCATACCTAAAATGTCCTCTTCATACGGCGCTCAAACTTACACCGGTGGCCTATG GATGTAAAGTGGAGCATGTTTTCCTAAATATTGAGGCAGTCAACACGCACAGAGAGAGACCTGGG aATGTGGACGTATCTAGAGACCCAGAAGAGGCCTTGAAGACTATTCCTGACCACTTTTGA
- the LOC109869383 gene encoding 6-phosphofructo-2-kinase/fructose-2,6-bisphosphatase-like isoform X1, whose amino-acid sequence MELPNMEYMMRRRCDSADQEKNELTQTPLLKIWVPWLGMGCCKPNRRRGSSVPQFTNSPTLIVMVGLPARGKTYISKKLTRYLNWIGVPTKVFNLGQYRREVQSYKSFEFFRPDNEEAMQIRKACASNALKDVVIYFSKEHGQVAVFDATNTTRERRVSIVSFAKEKGYKVFFVESICDDPDIIAQNIADVKVSSPDYLNCDKEEALADFLKRIECYKQTYVPLDDEKDRRLSYIKIFNVGSRYLVNCVRDHIQSRIVYYLMNIHVTPRSIYLSRHGESNMNLLGRIGGDSGLSPRGHKYATALGTFIKSQHIKDLKVWTSHMKRTIQTAEHLGIPYEQWKALNEIDAGVCEEMTYEEIQDNHPEEFALRDQDKYRYRYPKGESYEDLVHRLEPVIMELERQENVLVVCHQAVMRCLLAYLLDKTSDELPYLKCPLHTALKLTPVAYGCKVEHVFLNIEAVNTHRERPGNVDVSRDPEEALKTIPDHF is encoded by the exons CCTCCGTGCCCCAGTTCACCAACTCCCCCACTCTGATTGTGATGGTTGGACTGCCTGCCAGGGGGAAGACATACATATCCAAGAAGCTCACCCGCTACCTCAACTGGATAGGGGTTCCCACAAAAG TCTTCAACTTGGGCCAGTATCGCAGGGAAGTCCAGAGCTACAAGAGCTTTGAGTTCTTCAGACCGGACAATGAGGAGGCCATGCAGATTCGCAA GGCCTGTGCTTCAAATGCCCTTAAAGATGTAGTTATCTACTTTTCGAAGGAACATGGACAAGTAGCT gtgtttgatgccaccAACACAACACGGGAGAGGAGGGTCTCCATTGTGAGCTTTGCCAAGGAAAAAGGCTATAAG GTATTTTTTGTGGAGTCCATTTGTGATGATCCAGACATCATTGCACAGAATATCGCG GATGTGAAGGTGAGCAGCCCAGACTATCTGAACTGTGACAAGGAGGAGGCACTGGCAGACTTCCTGAAACGTATCGAGTGCTACAAGCAAACCTACGTGCCATTGGACGATGAGAAAGACAG GCGCCTGTCTTACATCAAAATCTTCAACGTGGGCTCTAGGTACCTGGTGAACTGTGTGCGGGACCATATCCAGAGCCGGATAGTCTACTACCTCATGAACATCCATGTCACGCCGCGCTCCATCTACCTGAGCCGCCACGGGGAGAGCAATATGAACCTGCTGGGTCGCATTGGGGGAGACTCCGGACTCTCTCCCAGGGGTCATAAG TATGCCACTGCCCTGGGAACCTTCATCAAGAGCCAGCATATAAAGGATCTGAAGGTGTGGACCAGTCATATGAAGAGGACCATCCAGACTGCAGAGCATCTGGGGATCCCCTATGAGCAGTGGAAGGCTCTCAACGAGATTGATGCA ggtgtgtgtgaggagatGACGTATGAGGAGATCCAGGACAACCACCCAGAGGAGTTTGCACTGAGAGACCAGGACAAGTACCGCTACCGTTACCCCAAGGGTGAG TCATATGAAGACCTGGTCCACCGTCTGGAGCCAGTGATTATGGAGCTGGAGAGACAGGAGAATGTGCTGGTTGTGTGTCACCAAGCTGTCATGCGTTGTCTGCTGGCCTACTTACTAGACAAAACCTCAG ATGAGTTGCCATACCTAAAATGTCCTCTTCATACGGCGCTCAAACTTACACCGGTGGCCTATG GATGTAAAGTGGAGCATGTTTTCCTAAATATTGAGGCAGTCAACACGCACAGAGAGAGACCTGGG aATGTGGACGTATCTAGAGACCCAGAAGAGGCCTTGAAGACTATTCCTGACCACTTTTGA
- the LOC109869383 gene encoding 6-phosphofructo-2-kinase/fructose-2,6-bisphosphatase-like isoform X5, whose protein sequence is MVGLPARGKTYISKKLTRYLNWIGVPTKVFNLGQYRREVQSYKSFEFFRPDNEEAMQIRKACASNALKDVVIYFSKEHGQVAVFDATNTTRERRVSIVSFAKEKGYKVFFVESICDDPDIIAQNIADVKVSSPDYLNCDKEEALADFLKRIECYKQTYVPLDDEKDRRLSYIKIFNVGSRYLVNCVRDHIQSRIVYYLMNIHVTPRSIYLSRHGESNMNLLGRIGGDSGLSPRGHKYATALGTFIKSQHIKDLKVWTSHMKRTIQTAEHLGIPYEQWKALNEIDAGVCEEMTYEEIQDNHPEEFALRDQDKYRYRYPKGESYEDLVHRLEPVIMELERQENVLVVCHQAVMRCLLAYLLDKTSDELPYLKCPLHTALKLTPVAYGCKVEHVFLNIEAVNTHRERPGNVDVSRDPEEALKTIPDHF, encoded by the exons ATGGTTGGACTGCCTGCCAGGGGGAAGACATACATATCCAAGAAGCTCACCCGCTACCTCAACTGGATAGGGGTTCCCACAAAAG TCTTCAACTTGGGCCAGTATCGCAGGGAAGTCCAGAGCTACAAGAGCTTTGAGTTCTTCAGACCGGACAATGAGGAGGCCATGCAGATTCGCAA GGCCTGTGCTTCAAATGCCCTTAAAGATGTAGTTATCTACTTTTCGAAGGAACATGGACAAGTAGCT gtgtttgatgccaccAACACAACACGGGAGAGGAGGGTCTCCATTGTGAGCTTTGCCAAGGAAAAAGGCTATAAG GTATTTTTTGTGGAGTCCATTTGTGATGATCCAGACATCATTGCACAGAATATCGCG GATGTGAAGGTGAGCAGCCCAGACTATCTGAACTGTGACAAGGAGGAGGCACTGGCAGACTTCCTGAAACGTATCGAGTGCTACAAGCAAACCTACGTGCCATTGGACGATGAGAAAGACAG GCGCCTGTCTTACATCAAAATCTTCAACGTGGGCTCTAGGTACCTGGTGAACTGTGTGCGGGACCATATCCAGAGCCGGATAGTCTACTACCTCATGAACATCCATGTCACGCCGCGCTCCATCTACCTGAGCCGCCACGGGGAGAGCAATATGAACCTGCTGGGTCGCATTGGGGGAGACTCCGGACTCTCTCCCAGGGGTCATAAG TATGCCACTGCCCTGGGAACCTTCATCAAGAGCCAGCATATAAAGGATCTGAAGGTGTGGACCAGTCATATGAAGAGGACCATCCAGACTGCAGAGCATCTGGGGATCCCCTATGAGCAGTGGAAGGCTCTCAACGAGATTGATGCA ggtgtgtgtgaggagatGACGTATGAGGAGATCCAGGACAACCACCCAGAGGAGTTTGCACTGAGAGACCAGGACAAGTACCGCTACCGTTACCCCAAGGGTGAG TCATATGAAGACCTGGTCCACCGTCTGGAGCCAGTGATTATGGAGCTGGAGAGACAGGAGAATGTGCTGGTTGTGTGTCACCAAGCTGTCATGCGTTGTCTGCTGGCCTACTTACTAGACAAAACCTCAG ATGAGTTGCCATACCTAAAATGTCCTCTTCATACGGCGCTCAAACTTACACCGGTGGCCTATG GATGTAAAGTGGAGCATGTTTTCCTAAATATTGAGGCAGTCAACACGCACAGAGAGAGACCTGGG aATGTGGACGTATCTAGAGACCCAGAAGAGGCCTTGAAGACTATTCCTGACCACTTTTGA
- the LOC109869383 gene encoding 6-phosphofructo-2-kinase/fructose-2,6-bisphosphatase-like isoform X2, which yields MTLSVCALLNAYMTTDQEKNELTQTPLLKIWVPWLGMGCCKPNRRRGSSVPQFTNSPTLIVMVGLPARGKTYISKKLTRYLNWIGVPTKVFNLGQYRREVQSYKSFEFFRPDNEEAMQIRKACASNALKDVVIYFSKEHGQVAVFDATNTTRERRVSIVSFAKEKGYKVFFVESICDDPDIIAQNIADVKVSSPDYLNCDKEEALADFLKRIECYKQTYVPLDDEKDRRLSYIKIFNVGSRYLVNCVRDHIQSRIVYYLMNIHVTPRSIYLSRHGESNMNLLGRIGGDSGLSPRGHKYATALGTFIKSQHIKDLKVWTSHMKRTIQTAEHLGIPYEQWKALNEIDAGVCEEMTYEEIQDNHPEEFALRDQDKYRYRYPKGESYEDLVHRLEPVIMELERQENVLVVCHQAVMRCLLAYLLDKTSDELPYLKCPLHTALKLTPVAYGCKVEHVFLNIEAVNTHRERPGNVDVSRDPEEALKTIPDHF from the exons CCTCCGTGCCCCAGTTCACCAACTCCCCCACTCTGATTGTGATGGTTGGACTGCCTGCCAGGGGGAAGACATACATATCCAAGAAGCTCACCCGCTACCTCAACTGGATAGGGGTTCCCACAAAAG TCTTCAACTTGGGCCAGTATCGCAGGGAAGTCCAGAGCTACAAGAGCTTTGAGTTCTTCAGACCGGACAATGAGGAGGCCATGCAGATTCGCAA GGCCTGTGCTTCAAATGCCCTTAAAGATGTAGTTATCTACTTTTCGAAGGAACATGGACAAGTAGCT gtgtttgatgccaccAACACAACACGGGAGAGGAGGGTCTCCATTGTGAGCTTTGCCAAGGAAAAAGGCTATAAG GTATTTTTTGTGGAGTCCATTTGTGATGATCCAGACATCATTGCACAGAATATCGCG GATGTGAAGGTGAGCAGCCCAGACTATCTGAACTGTGACAAGGAGGAGGCACTGGCAGACTTCCTGAAACGTATCGAGTGCTACAAGCAAACCTACGTGCCATTGGACGATGAGAAAGACAG GCGCCTGTCTTACATCAAAATCTTCAACGTGGGCTCTAGGTACCTGGTGAACTGTGTGCGGGACCATATCCAGAGCCGGATAGTCTACTACCTCATGAACATCCATGTCACGCCGCGCTCCATCTACCTGAGCCGCCACGGGGAGAGCAATATGAACCTGCTGGGTCGCATTGGGGGAGACTCCGGACTCTCTCCCAGGGGTCATAAG TATGCCACTGCCCTGGGAACCTTCATCAAGAGCCAGCATATAAAGGATCTGAAGGTGTGGACCAGTCATATGAAGAGGACCATCCAGACTGCAGAGCATCTGGGGATCCCCTATGAGCAGTGGAAGGCTCTCAACGAGATTGATGCA ggtgtgtgtgaggagatGACGTATGAGGAGATCCAGGACAACCACCCAGAGGAGTTTGCACTGAGAGACCAGGACAAGTACCGCTACCGTTACCCCAAGGGTGAG TCATATGAAGACCTGGTCCACCGTCTGGAGCCAGTGATTATGGAGCTGGAGAGACAGGAGAATGTGCTGGTTGTGTGTCACCAAGCTGTCATGCGTTGTCTGCTGGCCTACTTACTAGACAAAACCTCAG ATGAGTTGCCATACCTAAAATGTCCTCTTCATACGGCGCTCAAACTTACACCGGTGGCCTATG GATGTAAAGTGGAGCATGTTTTCCTAAATATTGAGGCAGTCAACACGCACAGAGAGAGACCTGGG aATGTGGACGTATCTAGAGACCCAGAAGAGGCCTTGAAGACTATTCCTGACCACTTTTGA
- the LOC109869383 gene encoding 6-phosphofructo-2-kinase/fructose-2,6-bisphosphatase-like isoform X9, whose protein sequence is MSSSLQVFDATNTTRERRVSIVSFAKEKGYKVFFVESICDDPDIIAQNIADVKVSSPDYLNCDKEEALADFLKRIECYKQTYVPLDDEKDRRLSYIKIFNVGSRYLVNCVRDHIQSRIVYYLMNIHVTPRSIYLSRHGESNMNLLGRIGGDSGLSPRGHKYATALGTFIKSQHIKDLKVWTSHMKRTIQTAEHLGIPYEQWKALNEIDAGVCEEMTYEEIQDNHPEEFALRDQDKYRYRYPKGESYEDLVHRLEPVIMELERQENVLVVCHQAVMRCLLAYLLDKTSDELPYLKCPLHTALKLTPVAYGCKVEHVFLNIEAVNTHRERPGNVDVSRDPEEALKTIPDHF, encoded by the exons ATGTCCTCTTCcctccaggtgtttgatgccaccAACACAACACGGGAGAGGAGGGTCTCCATTGTGAGCTTTGCCAAGGAAAAAGGCTATAAG GTATTTTTTGTGGAGTCCATTTGTGATGATCCAGACATCATTGCACAGAATATCGCG GATGTGAAGGTGAGCAGCCCAGACTATCTGAACTGTGACAAGGAGGAGGCACTGGCAGACTTCCTGAAACGTATCGAGTGCTACAAGCAAACCTACGTGCCATTGGACGATGAGAAAGACAG GCGCCTGTCTTACATCAAAATCTTCAACGTGGGCTCTAGGTACCTGGTGAACTGTGTGCGGGACCATATCCAGAGCCGGATAGTCTACTACCTCATGAACATCCATGTCACGCCGCGCTCCATCTACCTGAGCCGCCACGGGGAGAGCAATATGAACCTGCTGGGTCGCATTGGGGGAGACTCCGGACTCTCTCCCAGGGGTCATAAG TATGCCACTGCCCTGGGAACCTTCATCAAGAGCCAGCATATAAAGGATCTGAAGGTGTGGACCAGTCATATGAAGAGGACCATCCAGACTGCAGAGCATCTGGGGATCCCCTATGAGCAGTGGAAGGCTCTCAACGAGATTGATGCA ggtgtgtgtgaggagatGACGTATGAGGAGATCCAGGACAACCACCCAGAGGAGTTTGCACTGAGAGACCAGGACAAGTACCGCTACCGTTACCCCAAGGGTGAG TCATATGAAGACCTGGTCCACCGTCTGGAGCCAGTGATTATGGAGCTGGAGAGACAGGAGAATGTGCTGGTTGTGTGTCACCAAGCTGTCATGCGTTGTCTGCTGGCCTACTTACTAGACAAAACCTCAG ATGAGTTGCCATACCTAAAATGTCCTCTTCATACGGCGCTCAAACTTACACCGGTGGCCTATG GATGTAAAGTGGAGCATGTTTTCCTAAATATTGAGGCAGTCAACACGCACAGAGAGAGACCTGGG aATGTGGACGTATCTAGAGACCCAGAAGAGGCCTTGAAGACTATTCCTGACCACTTTTGA
- the LOC109869383 gene encoding 6-phosphofructo-2-kinase/fructose-2,6-bisphosphatase-like isoform X4: MELPNMEYMMRRRCDSAASVPQFTNSPTLIVMVGLPARGKTYISKKLTRYLNWIGVPTKVFNLGQYRREVQSYKSFEFFRPDNEEAMQIRKACASNALKDVVIYFSKEHGQVAVFDATNTTRERRVSIVSFAKEKGYKVFFVESICDDPDIIAQNIADVKVSSPDYLNCDKEEALADFLKRIECYKQTYVPLDDEKDRRLSYIKIFNVGSRYLVNCVRDHIQSRIVYYLMNIHVTPRSIYLSRHGESNMNLLGRIGGDSGLSPRGHKYATALGTFIKSQHIKDLKVWTSHMKRTIQTAEHLGIPYEQWKALNEIDAGVCEEMTYEEIQDNHPEEFALRDQDKYRYRYPKGESYEDLVHRLEPVIMELERQENVLVVCHQAVMRCLLAYLLDKTSDELPYLKCPLHTALKLTPVAYGCKVEHVFLNIEAVNTHRERPGNVDVSRDPEEALKTIPDHF; the protein is encoded by the exons CCTCCGTGCCCCAGTTCACCAACTCCCCCACTCTGATTGTGATGGTTGGACTGCCTGCCAGGGGGAAGACATACATATCCAAGAAGCTCACCCGCTACCTCAACTGGATAGGGGTTCCCACAAAAG TCTTCAACTTGGGCCAGTATCGCAGGGAAGTCCAGAGCTACAAGAGCTTTGAGTTCTTCAGACCGGACAATGAGGAGGCCATGCAGATTCGCAA GGCCTGTGCTTCAAATGCCCTTAAAGATGTAGTTATCTACTTTTCGAAGGAACATGGACAAGTAGCT gtgtttgatgccaccAACACAACACGGGAGAGGAGGGTCTCCATTGTGAGCTTTGCCAAGGAAAAAGGCTATAAG GTATTTTTTGTGGAGTCCATTTGTGATGATCCAGACATCATTGCACAGAATATCGCG GATGTGAAGGTGAGCAGCCCAGACTATCTGAACTGTGACAAGGAGGAGGCACTGGCAGACTTCCTGAAACGTATCGAGTGCTACAAGCAAACCTACGTGCCATTGGACGATGAGAAAGACAG GCGCCTGTCTTACATCAAAATCTTCAACGTGGGCTCTAGGTACCTGGTGAACTGTGTGCGGGACCATATCCAGAGCCGGATAGTCTACTACCTCATGAACATCCATGTCACGCCGCGCTCCATCTACCTGAGCCGCCACGGGGAGAGCAATATGAACCTGCTGGGTCGCATTGGGGGAGACTCCGGACTCTCTCCCAGGGGTCATAAG TATGCCACTGCCCTGGGAACCTTCATCAAGAGCCAGCATATAAAGGATCTGAAGGTGTGGACCAGTCATATGAAGAGGACCATCCAGACTGCAGAGCATCTGGGGATCCCCTATGAGCAGTGGAAGGCTCTCAACGAGATTGATGCA ggtgtgtgtgaggagatGACGTATGAGGAGATCCAGGACAACCACCCAGAGGAGTTTGCACTGAGAGACCAGGACAAGTACCGCTACCGTTACCCCAAGGGTGAG TCATATGAAGACCTGGTCCACCGTCTGGAGCCAGTGATTATGGAGCTGGAGAGACAGGAGAATGTGCTGGTTGTGTGTCACCAAGCTGTCATGCGTTGTCTGCTGGCCTACTTACTAGACAAAACCTCAG ATGAGTTGCCATACCTAAAATGTCCTCTTCATACGGCGCTCAAACTTACACCGGTGGCCTATG GATGTAAAGTGGAGCATGTTTTCCTAAATATTGAGGCAGTCAACACGCACAGAGAGAGACCTGGG aATGTGGACGTATCTAGAGACCCAGAAGAGGCCTTGAAGACTATTCCTGACCACTTTTGA
- the LOC109869383 gene encoding 6-phosphofructo-2-kinase/fructose-2,6-bisphosphatase-like isoform X7: MSLRAPVHQLPHSDCDGWTACQGEDIHIQEAHPLPQLDRGSHKRACASNALKDVVIYFSKEHGQVAVFDATNTTRERRVSIVSFAKEKGYKVFFVESICDDPDIIAQNIADVKVSSPDYLNCDKEEALADFLKRIECYKQTYVPLDDEKDRRLSYIKIFNVGSRYLVNCVRDHIQSRIVYYLMNIHVTPRSIYLSRHGESNMNLLGRIGGDSGLSPRGHKYATALGTFIKSQHIKDLKVWTSHMKRTIQTAEHLGIPYEQWKALNEIDAGVCEEMTYEEIQDNHPEEFALRDQDKYRYRYPKGESYEDLVHRLEPVIMELERQENVLVVCHQAVMRCLLAYLLDKTSDELPYLKCPLHTALKLTPVAYGCKVEHVFLNIEAVNTHRERPGNVDVSRDPEEALKTIPDHF, from the exons CCTCCGTGCCCCAGTTCACCAACTCCCCCACTCTGATTGTGATGGTTGGACTGCCTGCCAGGGGGAAGACATACATATCCAAGAAGCTCACCCGCTACCTCAACTGGATAGGGGTTCCCACAAAAG GGCCTGTGCTTCAAATGCCCTTAAAGATGTAGTTATCTACTTTTCGAAGGAACATGGACAAGTAGCT gtgtttgatgccaccAACACAACACGGGAGAGGAGGGTCTCCATTGTGAGCTTTGCCAAGGAAAAAGGCTATAAG GTATTTTTTGTGGAGTCCATTTGTGATGATCCAGACATCATTGCACAGAATATCGCG GATGTGAAGGTGAGCAGCCCAGACTATCTGAACTGTGACAAGGAGGAGGCACTGGCAGACTTCCTGAAACGTATCGAGTGCTACAAGCAAACCTACGTGCCATTGGACGATGAGAAAGACAG GCGCCTGTCTTACATCAAAATCTTCAACGTGGGCTCTAGGTACCTGGTGAACTGTGTGCGGGACCATATCCAGAGCCGGATAGTCTACTACCTCATGAACATCCATGTCACGCCGCGCTCCATCTACCTGAGCCGCCACGGGGAGAGCAATATGAACCTGCTGGGTCGCATTGGGGGAGACTCCGGACTCTCTCCCAGGGGTCATAAG TATGCCACTGCCCTGGGAACCTTCATCAAGAGCCAGCATATAAAGGATCTGAAGGTGTGGACCAGTCATATGAAGAGGACCATCCAGACTGCAGAGCATCTGGGGATCCCCTATGAGCAGTGGAAGGCTCTCAACGAGATTGATGCA ggtgtgtgtgaggagatGACGTATGAGGAGATCCAGGACAACCACCCAGAGGAGTTTGCACTGAGAGACCAGGACAAGTACCGCTACCGTTACCCCAAGGGTGAG TCATATGAAGACCTGGTCCACCGTCTGGAGCCAGTGATTATGGAGCTGGAGAGACAGGAGAATGTGCTGGTTGTGTGTCACCAAGCTGTCATGCGTTGTCTGCTGGCCTACTTACTAGACAAAACCTCAG ATGAGTTGCCATACCTAAAATGTCCTCTTCATACGGCGCTCAAACTTACACCGGTGGCCTATG GATGTAAAGTGGAGCATGTTTTCCTAAATATTGAGGCAGTCAACACGCACAGAGAGAGACCTGGG aATGTGGACGTATCTAGAGACCCAGAAGAGGCCTTGAAGACTATTCCTGACCACTTTTGA